The following coding sequences lie in one Anas platyrhynchos isolate ZD024472 breed Pekin duck chromosome 15, IASCAAS_PekinDuck_T2T, whole genome shotgun sequence genomic window:
- the GPR139 gene encoding probable G-protein coupled receptor 139 yields the protein MEHNHLHLHNGSLLAHHRYGCGLGYAPVVYYSLLLCLGLPANILTVIILSQLVARRQKSSYNYLLALAAADILVLFFIVFVDFLMEDFILNKQMPQVLDKIIEVLEFSSIHTSIWITVPLTIDRYIAVCHPLKYHTVSYPARTRKVIVSVYITCFLTSIPYYWWPNIWIEDYISTSMHHVLIWIHCFTVYLVPCSIFFILNSIIVYKLRRKSNFRLRGYSTGKTTAILFTITSIFAILWAPRIIMILYHLYVSPINNSWVVHIVSDIANMLALLNTAINFFLYCFISKRFRTMAAATLKAFFKCQKQPVQFYTNHNFSITSSPWISPANSHCIKMLVYQYDKNGKPIKISP from the exons ATGGAGCAcaaccacctccacctccacaaCGGCTCCCTCCTGGCGCACCACCGCTATGGCTGCGGCTTGGGGTACGCGCCCGTCGTCTACtacagcctgctgctgtgcctcgGGCTGCCAG CAAACATCTTGACAGTCATCATCCTTTCCCAGCTCGTGGCTCGCAGGCAGAAGTCCTCCTATAACTATCTTCTAGCTCTAGCTGCTGCTGACATCCTGGTTCTCTTCTTCATCGTCTTTGTTGACTTCCTCATGGAAGATTTCATCTTAAACAAACAGATGCCTCAGGTACTGGACAAAATAATTGAGGTCTTGGAATTTTCTTCCATCCACACCTCCATTTGGATTACGGTTCCACTAACCATCGATAGGTATATAGCCGTGTGCCATCCACTGAAGTATCATACAGTCTCCTACCCTGCTCGCACTCGAAAAGTCATTGTAAGTGTCTACATCACCTGCTTTTTGACCAGCATTCCCTACTACTGGTGGCCCAACATTTGGATTGAAGACTACATAAGCACATCAATGCATCACGTCCTCATCTGGATCCACTGCTTTACAGTTTACTTAGTGCCCTGCTCCATCTTCTTCATCCTTAATTCGATCATCGTGTACAAGCTGCGACGGAAGAGCAATTTCCGACTGCGAGGGTACTCCACAGGGAAAACAACAGCCATTTTGTTTACTATAACTTCTATTTTTGCCATACTCTGGGCACCAAGAATAATCATGATACTGTATCACCTCTATGTATCGCCTATAAACAACAGCTGGGTGGTACATATTGTGTCGGACATTGCCAATATGCTAGCATTGCTAAACACTGCAATTAATTTCTTCCTCTACTGTTTTATTAGCAAAAGATTTCGCACAATGGCAGCTGCCACACTGAAAGCCTTCTTTAAGTGTCAGAAGCAACCTGTGCAATTCTATACAAACCATAACTTTTCAATAACAAGCAGCCCTTGGATTTCCCCGGCCAACTCTCATTGCATCAAAATGCTTGTTTACCAGTATGATAAGAATGGAAAGCCTATAAAAATATCACCATGA